A window of the Lactuca sativa cultivar Salinas chromosome 7, Lsat_Salinas_v11, whole genome shotgun sequence genome harbors these coding sequences:
- the LOC111894650 gene encoding protein TILLER ANGLE CONTROL 1: MKIFNWVRRFNHKDEAGQGATNEVTQNGKDSKLILLEHVAFDSVFDGWKEGILAIGTLGFDPALLKGSEHKEDTYLCEISRKELFVADNGDEDHNGEQELEMEFPLVLKACKHGFFHDQKDDHQQCDEVSKTDDRKDVEDLEGVDVDDVKRARKIGQRTTLADLFSADSETNLLKNKWLANVDHVNGHFHTTESNKKHASNDDRVALISNTKLTTKDNTTHIIKKINRMMKKILKKKIHPDVENQNVVACVKPMRLPGS, translated from the exons ATGAAG ATCTTCAACTGGGTTCGTCGGTTTAATCACAAAG ATGAAGCTGGCCAAGGTGCCACAAATGAGGTTACTCAAAATGGGAAGGACAGCAAGCTCATACTGCTTGAACATGTAGCCTTTGATAGTGTGTTTGATGGTTGGAAAGAAGGCATACTTGCTATTGGAACATTAGGATTTGATCCTGCATTATTGAAAGGTTCAGAGCACAAAGAAGACACTTATTTGTGTGAAATCAGTCGTAAAGAGTTATTTGTTGCTGACAATGGTGATGAGGACCATAATGGAGAGCAGGAACTCGAAATGGAATTTCCATTGGTGTTAAAAGCTTGTAAGCATGGGTTCTTTCATGATCAGAAAGATGATCACCAACAATGTGATGAAGTTTCTAAAACTGATGATCGTAAAGATGTGGAGGATCTGGAAGGTGTAGATGTTGATGATGTTAAAAGGGCAAGGAAGATTGGACAAAGAACCACTCTAGCCGATCTATTTTCGGCTGATTCAGAAACGAATTTGTTGAAAAACAAATGGTTGGCTAATGTAGATCATGTCAATGGTCATTTCCATACTACTGAATCCAACAAAAAGCATGCTTCAAATGATGATAGGGTGGCCTTAATCTCTAATACGAAGCTCACTACTAAAGACAATACAACTCACatcattaagaaaataaacaga ATGATgaaaaagattttaaagaagaagaTACATCCAGACGTTGAGAATCAAAATGTGGTTGCATGTGTGAAGCCTATGCGCCTACCTGGATCATAA
- the LOC111894577 gene encoding uncharacterized mitochondrial protein AtMg00810-like, with protein sequence MSARVTVDIDDPPRPSISRSTRPIKSANLPDFAYSTYSGPFSSFIANIHHLCEPESYREVVLDRLCGDDHGGIESLKHDLAHRFAVKDLVLLYYLLGIETVDTPVETNARYYPTDGGPFSDLNVYRTIVGSLVYIIVTLPDIAHVVHVVSQFVTAPTSVHWGAILRILRYFRGTQFQTLLFPSTSTLELCVYSDADWDGDRHVRKYTTRFCVFLGESLISRKNKKQHVFSRSSIETEYHAMAMTTCDIIWLRWLLADMEVHISSLTPLHYDSKSVIQIAKNLVFHERTKTH encoded by the exons ATGTCCGCCCGTGTGACTGTTGACATTGATGACCCACCTCGACCATCCATAAGTAGATCTACTCGTCCTATTAAGTCCGCTAATCTTCCAGATTTTGCTTACTCTACATACTCAGGACCATTTTCTTCATTTATAGCGAACATCCATCATCTGTGTGAACCTGAATCGTATAGAGAAGTTGTATTAGATCGTCTTTG TGGTGATGACCATGGTGGTATTGAGTCTTTGAAGCATGATCTAGCTCATCGATTTGCTGTGAAGGATTTGGTCTTGTTGTATTATTTATTGGGTATTGAG ACTGTTGATACCCCTGTTGAAACCAATGCAAGGTACTATCCTACTGACGGTGGTCCTTTTTCCGATCTGAATGTTTATCGCACCATTGTGGGAAGTTTGGTTTATATCATAGTTACACTTCCAGATATTGCTCATGTTGTTCATGTTGTCAGTCAATTTGTTACGGCTCCTACCTCTGTTCATTGGGGAGCTATACTTCGTATTCTGAGATATTTTCGTGGCACTCAGTTTCAAACCCTTTTGTTTCCCTCGACGTCTACTCTTGAGTTATGTGTCTATAGTGATGCTGATTGGGATGGTGATCGTCATGTTCGTAAATACACCACCAGATTTTGCGTATTTCTTGGAGAATCTCTGATTTCACGGAAGAACAAAAAACAACACGTTTTCTCTAGATCTTCCATTGAGACTGAGTATCATGCTATGGCTATGACTACATGTGATATTATCTGGTTACGGTGGCTTCTTGCAGATATGGAAGTTCACATTTCTTCACTTACTCCCCTGCATTATGATAGTAAAAGTGTGATACAAATTGCGAAGAATCTTGTTTTCCATGAGCGGACGAAAACACATTGA
- the LOC111894579 gene encoding uncharacterized protein LOC111894579, with protein MSNSSVIDSDLYSSMSESEEEDVDNSFFEGGESSSLVHDAQYCDDVIGEHIYKPDVHVQLIPFKGLILKSLKLAIKMYSEYAENGGFDVRLSTQSRFDNKIIKKKHVICNRGGKQKRKSCDTLGTSGVRRKRNSNSRAIGCQAKIIFESVYGTPDYKFFQFDELHNHPLKKRSDLKKSETNVIFRKRVYCACFHIKNRSNYGS; from the exons ATGTCGAATTCTAGTGTTATTGATAGTGATTTGTATTCTTCTATGAGTGAgagtgaagaagaagatgttgatAACTCATTTTTTGAAG GTGGTGAATCTTCAAGTTTAGTACATGATGCACAATATTGTGATGATGTAATTGGAGAACATATCTATAAGCCAGATGTACATGTTCAACTTATTCCATTTAAGGGTTTAATCTTGAAATCATTAAAGTTGGCTATCAAAATGTATTCCGAGTATGCTGAAAATGGTGGTTTTGATGTTAGACTGAGCACACAGTCAAGGTTTGATAACAAGATTATAAAGAAGAAACATGTTATATGTAATCGTGGTGGTAAACAAAAAAGGAAATCTTGTGACACATTAGGTACAAGTGGTGTTAGGAGGAAACGAAATTCAAATTCAAGAGCTATTGGTTGTCAAGCAAAGATTATATTTGAATCTGTGTATGGAACTCCAGATTATAAATTTTTTCAGTTTGATGAACTTCACAATCATCCACTTAAGAAGAGAAGCGATTTAAAAAAAAGcgagacaaatgtcatattcagaAAAAGAGTTTATTGTGCATGcttccacatcaaaaataggtccaACTATGGCTcataa